A genomic window from Lotus japonicus ecotype B-129 chromosome 1, LjGifu_v1.2 includes:
- the LOC130745317 gene encoding uncharacterized protein LOC130745317 produces the protein MSQDSSKKLTPEMNAYGVKVLGLKSKTPNSSRVSKSSPHTSEIAIAQGIPQPSSDPSKMKGKKARSKSDASKAKKKMVTRSSEATQGVNSEAEINSSTGDDVADPCITEVLETPLKEVLHADVDPIVPSPSNNQSSHGGDSDCNKDSDHLEEEVIVPNSTPSVDKDMHVEDVQNVIENSESDEVLLNTLGASASVASKRRKMTVVRKYSTRSSCKKLGLGLSENKKRKKVIILDDDTPVVQNFKRKVHKDNATPVVDETPTVEFDKTDTGSAARKRKIGKRIPENVPAAPLDNISFHSEESVGKWKYVYQRRIAQERELTGEILHCQEIMELIEAAGLLKTVTEIGGCYDKLVREFIVNITTNCTVSGHPDFRKVFVRGRCVHFSPEIINQYLGRSTIVTGNEELSLSAITNELTAGQVMEWPVKGLLSSIHLSVKYAILNRIGVANWAPTTHNSDISSGLAKLIYLIGTKAQFDFGEYVFAQTMRHAETFAVKLPIGFPCLLCGIILSQHPQILLVDEDPSKKASLLTIDSRLLTGAHVSDVAGLAEMTREEGASSQKTPETPIAALMAVSKMLQDTINSCTLRKKNVDTLIMQLTKGKRPLEDNAADDQDVAGTSDDDTSASA, from the coding sequence ATGAGTCAAGATTCTAGCAAGAAACTCACTCCTGAGATGAATGCTTACGGGGTAAAGGTATTGGGTTTGAAATCCAAAACCCCAAATTCTTCAAGGGTTTCAAAatcctctcctcatacctctgaAATCGCAATTGCTCAAGGTATTCCTCAACCATCGTCTGATCcgagtaagatgaaagggaaaaaGGCTCGATCCAAGTCAGATGCGTCCAAagcaaagaagaagatggtaaCGAGAAGCTCTGAGGCAACCCAGGGAGTAAATTCCGAGGCTGAAATCAACTCAAGTACAGGTGATGATGTTGCTGATCCTTGTATCACTGAAGTGTTGGAAACTCCTCTCAAGGAAGTTTTACATGCAGATGTAGATCCAATTGTTCCATCACCAAGCAATAATCAATCAAGCCACGGTGGTGATTCTGATTGCAACAAGGATTCTGATCATCTTGAGGAAGAGGTAATTGTTCCCAACTCTACTCCCTCTGTTGATAAAGATATGCATGTCGAGGATGTTCAGAATGTCATTGAGAACTCAGAATCTGATGAGGTGTTGCTCAACACCCTTGGTGCTTCTGCTTCTGTTGCTTCAAAGAGGCGAAAGATGACTGTTGTTCGTAAGTACTCTACGCGTTCCTCTTGCAAGAAgttaggtttgggtttgagtgagAACAAGAAGCGCAAGAAGGTCATTATTCTTGATGATGATACTCCTGTTGTACAGAATTTCAAAAGAAAGGTTCACAAAGATAATGCTACTCCTGTTGTTGATGAGACTCCAACTGTGGAGTTTGATAAGACAGATACTGGTTCTGCTGCTCGAAAGCGCAAGATTGGGAAACGAATTCCAGAAAACGTGCCTGCTGCTCCTTTGGATAACATTTCCTTTCACTCTGAAGAAAGTGTTGGTAAGTGGAAGTATGTTTATCAGCGCAGGATTGCTCAAGAGAGGGAATTGACTGGTGAGATTTTGCATTGTCAAGAAATTATGGAACTTATTGAGGCTGCTGGGTTGTTGAAAACTGTTACTGAGATTGGTGGCTGCTATGACAAGTTGGTGAGAGAATTTATTGTGAATATAACTACAAATTGCACTGTGTCTGGGCATCCTGATTTCAGGAAAGTTTTTGTGCGTGGTAGGTGTGTACATTTTTCTCCTGAGATCATTAATCAGTATTTGGGAAGGAGCACTATTGTCACAGGAAATGAAGAGCTGTCCTTGAGTGCTATCACTAATGAACTCACAGCTGGTCAGGTTATGGAATGGCCTGTCAAAGGCTTGTTGTCTTCTATTCatttgagtgtgaagtatgctatcttGAATCGCATTGGTGTTGCAAATTGGGCTCCTACCACCCACAACTCAGATATTTCTTCCGGTTTggcaaaattaatttatctgaTTGGTACTAAGGCTCAGTTTGATTTTGGTGAATATGTCTTTGCTCAAACTATGAGGCATGCTGAAACCTTTGCTGTCAAGCTCCCTATTGGGTTTCCTTGTTTACTTTGTGGGATTATCTTGAGTCAACATCCTCAAATTCTCCTTGTTGATGAGGATCCTAGCAAGAAGGCTAGTCTTCTCACTATTGATTCCAGGCTGCTAACTGGTGCTCACGTTTCTGATGTTGCTGGTTTGGCTGAGATGACTCGGGAGGAGGGTGCTTCCTCTCAGAAGACTCCTGAGACTCCTATTGCTGCGCTTATGGCCGTGTCTAAGATGCTTCAGGACACAATTAATAGTTGTacattgaggaagaagaatgtggaCACTCTCATTATGCAGTTGACTAAAGGCAAGAGGCCTCTTGAAGACAATGCTGCTGATGATCAAGATGTTGCTGGTACTTCTGATGATGACACTTCTGCTAGTGCTTAG